In one window of Camelina sativa cultivar DH55 chromosome 15, Cs, whole genome shotgun sequence DNA:
- the LOC104748765 gene encoding uncharacterized protein At4g04775-like: MSALANTSPVEYDDAEYGIPAVCYCGERPNLQPSFTLTNPGRLHYTCRNREDGDYHIFNWWDEAMMEELKTVKEDLIKLTSLNQMREALQRQKEEIANILNMHKENQMELERMKALIAYKSDGLTMELKLTNVFVATLVIVATMTYFFK; this comes from the exons ATGTCTGCTTTGGCAAACACGAGTCCAGTCGAGTATGACGATGCGGAGTATGGGATCCCGGCTGTTTGTTACTGTGGTGAAAGGCCAAACCTACAACCTTCTTTTACATTGACAAACCCAGGGAGGCTCCACTACACTTGTAGAAATAGAGAG gatGGGGACTATCACATTTTTAATTGGTGGGATGAAGCTATGATGGAGGAACTGAAAACAGTGAAGGAAGATCTTATAAAGTTAACTAGTTTGAATCAAATGCGTGAAGCGCTTCAGAGACAAAAAGAGGAGATTGCTAACATCTTAAATATGCACAAGGAAAATCAGATGGAGTTGGAAAGGATGAAGGCGTTGATTGCGTACAAGAGTGATGGATTAACTATGGAATTAAAACTGACCAATGTGTTTGTTGCGACTTTGGTTATAGTAGCAACAATGACCTATTTTTTCAAGTAG